In one Vulgatibacter incomptus genomic region, the following are encoded:
- a CDS encoding lamin tail domain-containing protein, translating into MMSKPWFARSLALAVLAVSACGGKPDLKTVADGVEIVTLAANPPTVAAGGRVEISWKTQNAEHVALAANGAPVDLAGAQAADGKVSVVVDAETVFALAATGKTPSDVKTRSVTVQLAGAGDPRIVSFAADPALVDEGQKTTLTWRTEGAETIRILDGALNVVDLGGAAAPEGSVQVAVPASTTFRLVAESGTKKAEATASVRVKGTPVATLTVTPARIVHGGSSTLSWEAQDAASIEIVDDEGQTVVDSSTQLTGTFVVSPSFTTSYRLTAVNGSKQSVASAVVEVEPKITSFLVDDSSPAGIGAPKSLSWEVGGAREVEVSNLSGVTQTFIGMAAARGTATLPMGSDGRFELVARSGSLEARKEVSAAILLEPRIGSFAAERSTLTIGADGLATAVLSWSGVERASRLHLVGETVGEIAVDGSAGSVEVALEADESFTLTASNDSGEVSASATVRLVPAAAIGSFTAQPGRVGAGESFAVSWTTTAATSIELRQNGVLVTTDDGSLSSGTAHLVAAVDSTIELRAFNDAGDFATRTLSVSVGAPMNGAFSATPARLWVGGTATLAWRNLGGTSLSVKRGGVEIFSTADLARIAEGSHTVIVDTAGSTTFTLEVRNGASQTTTTSATVDAGTGPRIASFSVGPAQLLAGTNVNISWQASDDPNGVAPVLSLVDNRGGTYTIPAGSSRAGSLQAPLSQVGDYTFTLTASTPSAGSTPVSQSKTVTVVGMPAATLVATPTVFDQEVAPSVTLSWTSSNAASLVLYQLDAAGAPITPPLQTVPAANRASGSMPVVPTRATTYRIVATNALGNSVSPEATVTLAPTQILTFTATAPTYPAPPAPPTVAVVAGDPATLAWTTKRATRVELDVASGLLLNPSTKPYVDITTLGSTPLPVSVVPGFATAADEGYADLAFPAGFSFPFGGVDRASIRVFTNGVASFDLSPLASSTNTYTSSALGPDSAKTWVHLAPFWDDLVIADAATGIQWLGGSDAASGLRYLIVQWKDAFFFSTSGVSLNFQMVLFEDGTHEYRYGAMNGGSSNQTRANGSQAAIGTRVSGTVFKMLNDTARVEVPGGMANRSLALSYPPSLDVNGSFSWVPMGGSGVVTRTATLTARGNSTATSTVTVAVHPRATVAATPPAREVLRGESFTLAWTSTNATALVVRDQSGAARCTAIGAQIASGSCVLSEATAGRHAYTIRATGALGHTVDRVVDVPVYLPFGIETFAVSAPSIDYGGSVTLNWETGGSSSMTLTANGVSIDLTGKSPAADSLVHAPQKTTTYVLTIEASDGRTRQESRTVTVRTVDLGVVASADNVIPGTPVTLTWTGTSLVPGADVTILAPTPMVPVTSAFVDISADPTATRIIAPNPNTDDLWGSVDLRTAAPGFVFPYFGERYEKLRVGIKGVISFDSTLTGGYFYNNFTMPKADVGSNLYSRVALAPYWGDSRTRAVGTDTGVVTKFVSGGSGPDHFIVQFHHLKMDGTGNDTVDVSFQVVLFADGSFEYRYGAMGPVSNASAQGGAKTIGYQMPGALMGYTVFYGGPFTSSPAAALAFPGGISNKAFRWEPVDPGTTSIVVQPSATTDYTICAIVDGHRECRTVTVHADFVIDSFATSSATINRGQTVDLTWATKGAEALSLKANGVEIANGSTVAMTAGSLTVAPTTTTTYVLELRNNFLNRTITSTKTVTVKQFSVGLQASASNVVPGGPVTLSWTAGMFSGDSMALTTPMAEVTSPFVDISGQPGATQIIGAGADTTMADLPFVGGFTFNYLGTPYSGVRVSTDGFLTFDGSATTSSSNSTLPSSSNKKVHLAAFWKDLHTRTNGRVHALATPTEVIVQWSRISMYTGSSAAEHDLNFQIALRSDGSFEYRYGTMAGLSGTNTSSSCYPSTCANEANASSATIGYQDPTGVAGYLLYMGGTSNSASNFPFAGGLSNRSFRFTPSAGSGSVVVNPGDTTGYRICAISGTFIECSDLVTVTSEWKIVSFDSNATQVDVGQPVTLSWVTTGGDGVRVTATAGTTTTPLDVSSAGVSSGSVTAYPTQTTTYTFELRSMGRGKTTTKSVTVRTVGVTLDASTTTALPGEPVTLTWDVSGLDGGTPTMSSNIVALSEVTTAYEDVTTFGGTLVTGLGLGASTTNGPNATVAFPAGFAFPYFGQNYDRIRVGNQGVLSFDTSLDGYRFSNFQFPSTDSNGIKVHLAPFWGDVQTAASGSASHPDGGVYTKFVQVPGGVDYFIIQYHHHRIYSAADGTTDLNFQVVLFKDGTVEYRYADMLPLTGNNPVLGGAKTVGIQRPGGGWGLNLHYGGAYTSTPTASTTYPGGFAHRSFRFEPLTSSTGSRTVIMNQTTTYYVCGGQSGYSECKEVTIVVPSAGASAITELMLDPDGGPGGQWFKVRNLDSRPQNLEGWELVSNAGSFTIGSPLVIPAGGFATFAASSAVGFTPSAIYGNSLALSPAGDSLALKAGTRVIASVTWGSSWTIPHGTTLVLDPSYQKRGTVSNDAANRWCAGTAEGSPGSLGRGCRFTTYDVDLASAAPVIDISTIGAPVPGITGYLTKGDVSLSFPFPFFGGSSSTLGVSSNGFVTMAGGLAASYFTNASLPSTSLPASLGIVAGFWTDLNFVTGQSWAKYAEVTRGTNRVAVFHWYRWKPNSSSTGAYVSVQIQLWDNGDIVTHQVESSGDTTYTKGSSATIGIQAPGTSSPATLLYSYNTASVEAGTVIHYLKK; encoded by the coding sequence ATGATGTCCAAGCCGTGGTTCGCACGTAGTCTTGCCCTGGCCGTGCTCGCGGTCTCCGCCTGTGGCGGAAAACCCGACCTGAAAACCGTCGCGGATGGCGTGGAGATCGTCACGCTCGCGGCGAATCCTCCAACCGTCGCCGCAGGCGGACGCGTCGAAATCTCGTGGAAGACCCAGAACGCCGAGCATGTGGCGCTCGCGGCGAATGGCGCGCCGGTCGATCTCGCCGGTGCGCAGGCAGCGGACGGCAAGGTCTCGGTAGTGGTCGACGCCGAGACGGTGTTCGCCCTGGCCGCCACCGGGAAGACGCCGAGCGACGTCAAGACCCGCTCGGTCACGGTGCAGCTCGCCGGTGCTGGCGACCCGAGGATCGTCTCCTTCGCGGCGGACCCCGCCCTGGTGGACGAGGGCCAGAAGACGACTCTCACCTGGAGGACGGAGGGCGCCGAGACGATCCGCATCCTGGACGGCGCGCTGAACGTTGTCGACCTGGGCGGAGCGGCCGCGCCCGAGGGATCGGTGCAGGTCGCCGTTCCGGCCTCGACCACGTTCCGCCTCGTCGCGGAGAGCGGGACGAAGAAGGCCGAGGCCACCGCGTCGGTGAGGGTGAAAGGCACGCCCGTCGCGACGCTCACCGTCACCCCCGCGCGGATCGTCCACGGCGGATCCTCGACGCTGAGCTGGGAAGCGCAGGACGCCGCGTCGATCGAGATCGTCGACGATGAAGGCCAGACGGTCGTGGACAGCAGCACCCAGCTCACCGGCACCTTCGTGGTATCGCCCTCCTTCACCACGAGCTACCGCCTCACCGCCGTGAACGGCTCGAAGCAGAGCGTCGCCAGCGCCGTCGTCGAGGTCGAGCCGAAGATCACCTCGTTCCTCGTGGACGATTCGTCACCGGCGGGCATCGGCGCGCCCAAGTCCCTCTCCTGGGAAGTCGGCGGCGCCCGCGAGGTGGAGGTCTCGAATCTCTCGGGCGTGACACAGACCTTCATCGGCATGGCGGCGGCTCGTGGGACGGCGACGCTGCCGATGGGCTCCGACGGACGGTTCGAGCTGGTCGCGCGAAGCGGCTCCCTCGAGGCCCGGAAAGAGGTCTCGGCTGCGATCCTGCTCGAGCCCCGGATTGGAAGCTTCGCCGCGGAGCGGTCCACGCTGACGATCGGCGCCGACGGCCTGGCCACGGCGGTCCTGTCCTGGTCCGGCGTGGAGCGGGCCAGCCGGCTTCACCTCGTGGGCGAGACGGTGGGCGAGATCGCCGTCGACGGCAGCGCGGGCTCGGTCGAGGTCGCGCTCGAGGCCGACGAGAGCTTCACCCTCACCGCATCGAACGACTCGGGCGAGGTCAGCGCGAGCGCGACGGTGCGGCTCGTGCCGGCGGCGGCCATCGGCAGCTTCACGGCCCAGCCGGGACGGGTCGGGGCAGGGGAGTCGTTCGCGGTCTCCTGGACCACGACCGCCGCCACCTCGATCGAGCTCAGGCAGAACGGGGTCCTCGTTACGACCGACGACGGCTCGCTCTCCTCGGGAACGGCCCATCTCGTCGCCGCCGTCGATTCCACGATCGAGCTTCGCGCGTTCAACGATGCGGGCGACTTCGCCACGCGAACGCTCTCCGTCTCCGTGGGCGCGCCGATGAACGGCGCCTTCTCCGCGACCCCGGCCCGGCTCTGGGTCGGCGGGACCGCGACCCTCGCCTGGAGGAACCTCGGTGGAACCTCGCTCTCCGTGAAGCGGGGCGGCGTGGAGATCTTCTCGACGGCCGACCTCGCTCGGATCGCCGAAGGCTCGCACACCGTCATCGTCGACACCGCCGGGTCCACCACCTTTACCCTCGAGGTGAGGAACGGGGCCTCGCAGACCACGACCACCAGCGCCACCGTCGACGCCGGGACCGGCCCGCGGATCGCGTCGTTCTCCGTGGGACCCGCTCAGCTCCTGGCCGGCACCAACGTCAATATCTCGTGGCAGGCCAGCGACGATCCCAACGGCGTCGCGCCCGTGCTCTCGCTCGTGGACAATCGCGGTGGCACCTACACGATCCCCGCAGGCAGCTCCCGCGCGGGTTCGCTCCAGGCCCCCTTGAGCCAGGTCGGGGACTACACCTTCACCCTGACCGCCAGCACGCCGAGCGCGGGCTCAACGCCGGTGAGCCAGTCGAAGACGGTCACGGTCGTCGGCATGCCCGCCGCGACGCTGGTCGCGACTCCGACGGTCTTCGACCAGGAGGTAGCGCCTTCGGTGACCCTGTCGTGGACGTCGTCGAACGCGGCCTCGCTGGTGCTCTACCAGCTCGATGCCGCCGGGGCCCCGATCACGCCGCCGCTCCAGACCGTCCCCGCGGCCAATCGAGCCAGCGGCAGCATGCCGGTGGTCCCGACCCGCGCCACCACCTACCGCATCGTGGCCACCAACGCCCTCGGCAACTCGGTGAGCCCCGAGGCGACGGTCACCCTCGCGCCGACCCAGATCCTGACCTTCACTGCCACGGCGCCCACCTATCCCGCGCCTCCGGCGCCGCCTACGGTGGCGGTCGTCGCCGGCGATCCGGCGACCCTCGCATGGACCACCAAGCGGGCCACGCGGGTCGAGCTCGATGTCGCCAGCGGTCTCCTCCTCAATCCTTCGACCAAGCCCTACGTCGACATCACGACCCTGGGCTCGACGCCGCTGCCCGTCTCGGTGGTTCCCGGCTTTGCCACTGCGGCCGACGAGGGCTACGCGGATCTCGCATTCCCCGCCGGCTTCTCCTTCCCGTTCGGCGGGGTCGATCGGGCCTCCATTCGCGTCTTCACGAACGGCGTGGCGAGCTTCGATCTCTCTCCGCTGGCCAGCAGCACCAACACCTATACGAGCTCGGCGCTCGGTCCCGACTCGGCCAAGACCTGGGTCCACCTGGCTCCCTTCTGGGACGACCTCGTGATCGCCGACGCGGCCACCGGGATCCAGTGGCTGGGCGGATCGGACGCGGCCTCGGGGCTGCGCTACTTGATCGTCCAGTGGAAGGACGCGTTCTTCTTCAGCACGTCTGGCGTCAGCCTGAACTTCCAGATGGTGCTCTTCGAGGACGGAACGCACGAGTACCGATACGGCGCGATGAACGGAGGCTCGTCCAACCAGACCCGAGCCAACGGGAGCCAGGCCGCCATCGGTACGCGGGTCAGCGGCACGGTCTTCAAGATGCTCAACGACACCGCCCGCGTCGAGGTTCCCGGCGGAATGGCGAACCGGTCCCTCGCCTTGAGCTATCCGCCTTCCCTGGACGTGAACGGGAGCTTCTCCTGGGTTCCGATGGGCGGGTCCGGAGTCGTGACCCGTACGGCCACGCTCACCGCACGAGGCAACTCGACCGCGACCTCGACCGTGACGGTCGCGGTGCATCCGCGCGCGACCGTCGCCGCGACGCCGCCCGCGCGTGAAGTGCTCCGCGGCGAGAGCTTCACGCTCGCCTGGACCAGCACGAACGCGACCGCGCTGGTGGTTCGCGATCAGTCGGGCGCGGCGCGCTGCACGGCGATCGGCGCCCAGATCGCCTCGGGCTCTTGTGTGCTGAGTGAGGCGACCGCCGGACGCCACGCCTACACGATCCGGGCGACCGGCGCCCTGGGCCACACCGTGGATCGCGTGGTCGATGTCCCCGTCTACCTCCCCTTCGGGATCGAGACCTTCGCTGTCAGCGCGCCTTCGATCGACTACGGAGGCAGCGTCACCCTCAACTGGGAGACGGGTGGCTCGAGCTCGATGACACTGACCGCGAACGGCGTCTCCATCGATCTGACCGGCAAGAGCCCGGCGGCCGACAGCCTCGTGCACGCGCCGCAGAAGACGACGACCTACGTGCTCACCATCGAGGCCTCCGACGGTCGCACGCGCCAGGAGTCCCGCACCGTGACGGTCCGCACCGTCGACCTCGGCGTCGTGGCGTCCGCCGACAACGTCATTCCCGGTACACCGGTCACGCTGACCTGGACGGGCACGTCCCTCGTGCCCGGCGCGGACGTGACCATCCTCGCCCCGACGCCGATGGTCCCCGTCACCTCGGCTTTCGTGGATATCAGCGCCGATCCGACCGCGACCCGGATCATCGCCCCGAACCCCAACACCGACGACCTCTGGGGGAGCGTGGACCTGCGGACCGCGGCGCCTGGCTTCGTCTTCCCCTACTTCGGCGAGAGGTACGAGAAGCTCCGGGTCGGGATCAAGGGGGTCATCTCCTTCGATTCCACGCTCACGGGGGGCTATTTCTACAACAACTTCACGATGCCGAAGGCCGACGTCGGATCCAACCTGTACAGCCGCGTCGCCCTGGCTCCGTATTGGGGCGACAGCCGCACGCGAGCGGTGGGAACCGATACCGGAGTCGTCACCAAGTTCGTCTCGGGCGGCTCCGGTCCGGATCATTTCATCGTCCAGTTCCATCACCTCAAGATGGACGGGACCGGAAATGACACCGTGGACGTGAGCTTCCAGGTCGTCCTCTTCGCGGACGGCTCGTTCGAGTACCGATACGGCGCGATGGGACCCGTGAGCAACGCGAGCGCACAGGGCGGAGCCAAGACCATCGGTTATCAGATGCCGGGCGCTCTCATGGGCTACACGGTCTTCTACGGGGGTCCGTTCACCTCGAGTCCGGCCGCCGCTCTGGCGTTCCCGGGCGGGATCTCGAACAAGGCCTTCCGTTGGGAGCCCGTGGACCCCGGTACGACCAGCATCGTGGTCCAGCCGTCGGCGACCACGGACTACACCATCTGCGCGATCGTCGACGGACACCGGGAGTGCAGGACGGTAACGGTCCACGCCGACTTCGTCATCGACTCGTTCGCGACGAGCTCGGCGACGATCAACCGGGGTCAGACGGTGGACCTCACCTGGGCCACGAAGGGCGCGGAGGCCCTCTCGCTGAAGGCCAACGGCGTCGAGATCGCGAACGGGTCGACCGTCGCCATGACCGCGGGGAGCCTGACGGTCGCGCCGACCACGACCACGACCTACGTGCTCGAGCTCCGGAACAACTTCCTCAACCGGACGATCACCTCGACCAAGACCGTGACGGTGAAGCAGTTCTCGGTCGGCCTGCAGGCCTCGGCGTCGAACGTGGTTCCGGGTGGTCCGGTCACGCTCTCGTGGACGGCGGGCATGTTCTCGGGAGACTCGATGGCCTTGACCACGCCGATGGCCGAGGTGACGTCGCCCTTCGTGGATATCTCCGGGCAGCCCGGCGCTACCCAGATCATCGGCGCCGGTGCGGACACCACCATGGCCGATCTCCCCTTCGTCGGCGGGTTCACGTTCAATTATCTGGGGACCCCGTACAGCGGGGTGCGCGTGTCGACCGACGGCTTCCTGACCTTCGACGGAAGCGCGACCACGTCCTCGTCCAACTCCACGCTGCCGAGCTCGAGCAACAAGAAGGTGCACCTGGCGGCGTTCTGGAAGGACCTGCACACCCGCACGAACGGACGGGTCCATGCCCTCGCCACCCCGACCGAGGTCATCGTGCAGTGGAGCCGGATCAGCATGTACACCGGCTCCAGCGCGGCGGAGCACGACCTGAACTTCCAGATCGCGCTCCGGTCCGACGGCTCCTTCGAGTACCGATACGGGACCATGGCGGGCCTCTCCGGTACGAACACCTCGTCGAGCTGCTACCCGAGCACCTGCGCGAACGAGGCCAACGCCTCCTCCGCCACCATCGGCTACCAGGATCCGACCGGCGTGGCCGGATACCTGCTCTACATGGGCGGCACGAGCAACTCGGCGAGCAACTTCCCCTTCGCGGGTGGCCTCTCGAACCGCTCGTTCCGGTTCACGCCGTCGGCCGGCTCCGGCTCCGTGGTCGTGAATCCAGGGGACACGACGGGTTACCGGATCTGCGCGATCTCGGGGACGTTCATCGAGTGCTCGGATCTCGTGACGGTCACGTCGGAGTGGAAGATCGTCTCCTTCGATTCGAACGCGACCCAGGTGGACGTGGGGCAGCCGGTCACGCTCTCCTGGGTAACCACGGGCGGCGACGGCGTGCGTGTGACCGCGACTGCCGGAACCACGACGACACCGCTCGACGTGTCCAGCGCGGGCGTCTCGTCGGGTAGCGTCACGGCGTACCCGACCCAGACGACGACCTATACCTTCGAGCTCCGCTCCATGGGTCGAGGCAAGACCACGACGAAGTCCGTGACGGTCCGCACCGTCGGCGTCACGCTCGACGCGTCGACCACGACCGCTCTGCCGGGAGAGCCGGTGACCCTCACCTGGGATGTCAGCGGTCTCGACGGTGGGACACCGACGATGAGCTCCAACATCGTGGCGCTTTCGGAGGTGACCACCGCCTACGAGGACGTCACCACCTTCGGAGGCACGTTGGTGACGGGCCTCGGGCTCGGCGCGTCGACGACCAACGGTCCCAACGCCACGGTCGCGTTCCCTGCCGGGTTCGCCTTCCCGTACTTCGGACAGAACTACGACCGGATCCGGGTCGGCAACCAGGGTGTCCTCTCGTTCGATACCTCCCTGGACGGCTACCGCTTTTCGAACTTCCAGTTCCCGTCGACCGACTCGAACGGGATCAAGGTCCACCTCGCGCCGTTCTGGGGTGACGTCCAGACCGCCGCGTCCGGGAGCGCCTCGCATCCGGACGGTGGCGTCTACACCAAGTTCGTCCAGGTCCCTGGAGGCGTCGACTACTTCATCATCCAGTACCACCACCACCGGATCTACAGCGCTGCCGACGGCACGACCGACCTGAACTTCCAGGTCGTGCTCTTCAAGGATGGGACGGTGGAGTACCGCTACGCGGACATGCTCCCGCTCACCGGAAACAACCCCGTCCTGGGTGGGGCGAAGACGGTCGGCATCCAGAGGCCGGGCGGCGGCTGGGGACTCAACCTCCACTACGGCGGCGCCTACACCAGCACGCCGACGGCGAGTACGACGTATCCCGGCGGCTTCGCTCATCGCTCGTTCCGATTCGAGCCGCTGACCTCCTCGACCGGATCGCGGACCGTCATTATGAACCAGACCACGACGTACTACGTCTGCGGTGGACAGAGCGGATACTCGGAGTGCAAGGAGGTCACGATCGTCGTTCCTTCGGCCGGCGCCTCGGCGATCACCGAGCTCATGCTGGATCCGGACGGCGGCCCCGGCGGACAGTGGTTCAAGGTCCGGAACCTCGACAGTCGTCCGCAGAACCTCGAAGGCTGGGAGCTGGTCTCCAACGCCGGAAGCTTCACGATCGGCTCGCCTCTCGTGATCCCGGCGGGCGGCTTCGCGACCTTCGCCGCGTCCTCCGCGGTCGGGTTCACCCCGAGCGCCATCTACGGCAACAGCCTCGCCCTCAGTCCGGCGGGTGACAGCCTCGCGCTGAAGGCCGGAACGAGGGTGATCGCCTCAGTCACCTGGGGCTCCTCCTGGACGATCCCCCACGGGACCACGCTCGTCCTCGACCCCAGCTACCAGAAGCGCGGGACGGTCTCCAACGACGCCGCCAACCGGTGGTGCGCCGGGACCGCAGAAGGGTCGCCCGGATCCCTCGGCAGGGGGTGCAGGTTCACCACCTACGACGTGGACCTCGCCTCGGCGGCTCCGGTGATCGACATCTCGACGATCGGCGCCCCGGTCCCAGGGATCACCGGCTACCTCACGAAGGGTGACGTCAGCCTGAGCTTCCCGTTCCCGTTCTTCGGCGGGAGCTCCTCCACCCTGGGCGTGAGCTCGAACGGCTTCGTCACCATGGCCGGCGGCCTGGCCGCTTCGTATTTCACGAACGCCTCGCTGCCGTCGACGTCCCTCCCGGCGAGCCTCGGGATCGTCGCCGGCTTCTGGACCGATCTGAACTTCGTCACCGGTCAGAGCTGGGCCAAGTACGCCGAGGTCACCCGGGGTACCAATCGAGTCGCGGTCTTCCATTGGTACCGGTGGAAGCCCAACAGCTCGAGCACCGGCGCCTACGTCTCCGTCCAGATCCAGCTTTGGGACAACGGCGACATCGTCACGCACCAGGTGGAGTCGTCCGGTGACACCACATATACGAAGGGAAGCTCGGCGACGATCGGGATCCAGGCGCCGGGGACTTCGAGCCCGGCCACGCTCCTGTACTCGTACAACACGGCCTCGGTGGAGGCGGGTACCGTCATCCACTACCTCAAGAAGTAG